The nucleotide sequence TCGACGGGCAGGGTGACGTCGGCGCCGAGGGCCAGCGCGGCCCCGGCCCGGTGGGCCAAGGGGTCGACGGCATAGATCCGGGACGCCCCGGCGGCGCGGGCCACCTGCAACAGGCACAACCCGATCGGGCCGCAGCCCACGATGGCCACCGAGGTACCGACGTGCGGATGGCCCAGGTCGTGGGCATGGATGGCCACCCCGAGCGGCTCGAGCATCGCGATGTCCGCGTCGGACAAGGCCTCACTCATCGGGTGCAGCAGGTGCTCGGGCCAGGCGAGGTACTGCCGCAACGCGCCGTCCGTCGCGCCGTGACCGAGGAAACCGACTGTCGGGCACAGGTTTCGGTGGCCTGCCAGACAGGGTGTGCAGCGCTCGCACGGCACCGCAGGATCGATGGCCACCCGCTGCCCCGCGCGCGGCCCACTGACGACGACGCCCGCCGCCTCGTGTCCGATCACCAGCGGCCGAGCGATCCGGGCATCGCCGATGCCGCCGTCGGCGTACCAGTGCAGGTCTGATCCGCAGATGCCGACGGCCGTGACCCGCACCAGGCACTCACCGGGTGCCGGGTCCGGCACCGGCTCGGTGACCAGGCGCAGATCCTGTCGGCCGTACAGCCGGGCCACGAGCATCTCGGACGGCGTCATGCCCCTATCCCACACCCTCCCTCACCAGGACGACATCGAGGGTGCGCGGGCCGTGCACCCCTTCGACGCGGCTGAGCTCGATGTCGCTGGTCGCCGACGGTCCACTGATCCACGTGAGCGGACGACGCGGGTCGAGCCGGGTGAGGGCCTCCGGCACGGTCTGCACGACCTGATCGGCCCGCACCACGACCAGGTGGTAGTCGGGCACCAGGGTGATCGCGCGTCGGCCCTGATCGGGGGAGGCGTCGAGCACGATGGTGCCGGTTTCGGCGATGGCGACCGCGCAACCGGTCAGCACGCCGTCCGCGGCATCGAGCGTGGCCACGTCGAGGGGCATCTCGGGCCGGTCGATCACTGCCTCACCGGCCCAGCCGGTCAGGTCGACGACGGCGTTCGCCGGGACGACGAGCCGGCCCACCGATCGGGCGTCGAGCATCGCGACGATCGTGTTGGTCACCTCGGTGGCGGCGCAGCGCTGCACGGTGGCCTTGTAGTCGACGAGCCGGTCGGTCAGCAGCTCCAGCAGCTCGGCGTCCCCGGGTTGGTGGTCGCCGGCCTGGCGGTAGTCGCGAGGTATCTCGCTCGCGGTGGGCGCGACCGACGGCGTCGAGCCGATGGCCGTCCGGATGCGGTCGAGGATCTCGTCGCGCGCGGTCATCGCCGGCTCCCTCGGGTGCGAGACCACCACTGGCGGAACGTCTCCGGTGGGGGAGCGGGGGTGTCCCGCGCCGCCGACCAGGCGTTGAACGGTGGTGGCAGGGCGCGGATCCGCGAGGCGTCGCCCTGGAGCCGCCCGAGCAGACGACCGGCACCCAGACCCTTCTCTGAGGCGGCGAACCTCCGGCCGTCCGACATCACCCAGGCCGCGGCGGCCATCGCCGCCTGCTCGGCGGTGGGCAGCCGGTGCGCCGCCCGCGCCGTCTCGACGTGACGCGCCCGCAGGTGCACCAGGATCGACGGGATGTCGATCTTCACCGGACAGGCGTCGTAGCACGCGCCGCACAGGCTGGAGGCATACGGCAGCGAGTCGGCATGACCCGAGCCGTGCATGCCCGCCAGCTGAGGGGTGAGCACGGCGCCGATCGGGCCGGGGTACACCGAGCCATAGGCGTGCCCGCCCGCCCGCTCGTAGACCGGGCACACGTTGAGACACGCCGAGCAGCGAATACAGTGCAGCGCAGCGCGTCCCACCTCGTCGGCCAACGCCTCGGTGCGGCCGTTGTCGAGCAGCACCAGGTGTACGGACTGCGGGCCATCGCCCTCGGTGACGCCGGTCCACATCGAGGTGTAGGGGTTCATCCGCTCGCCGGTCGACGAGCGCGGCAAGAGCTGCAGGAACACCTCGAGGTCGCGCCAGGTGGGCACCAGCTTCTCGATGCCCATCACCGTGATCAGGGTCTCGGGCAACGTCAGGCACATCCGGCCGTTGCCCTCGGACTCGACCACCGCCAGCGTGCCGGTCTCGGCGACGGCGAAGTTGGCCCCGCTGATCGCCACCCGGGCAGCGAGGAAGGTGCGCCGCAGGTGGGCTCGGGCGGCCATGGCCAGCACCCGAGGTTCGTCGGTGAGGTCGGGGTCGACGTCCGGCATGTGATCGAGGAAGATCTGCCGGATCTCGGCCCGGTTGCGGTGG is from Kineosporiaceae bacterium and encodes:
- a CDS encoding alcohol dehydrogenase catalytic domain-containing protein: MLVARLYGRQDLRLVTEPVPDPAPGECLVRVTAVGICGSDLHWYADGGIGDARIARPLVIGHEAAGVVVSGPRAGQRVAIDPAVPCERCTPCLAGHRNLCPTVGFLGHGATDGALRQYLAWPEHLLHPMSEALSDADIAMLEPLGVAIHAHDLGHPHVGTSVAIVGCGPIGLCLLQVARAAGASRIYAVDPLAHRAGAALALGADVTLPVEPADFAAAIGELTGGEGVDVVYEASGSDAAIALALEAAAPGARVVLAGIPDDDRTTFSASTARRKGLSLLLVRRMKEVYPRAAALVERGAVDVRSLVTHQFDLDEVKAALTTAHTRAGLKVIVAPSGSPS
- a CDS encoding lactate utilization protein C codes for the protein MTARDEILDRIRTAIGSTPSVAPTASEIPRDYRQAGDHQPGDAELLELLTDRLVDYKATVQRCAATEVTNTIVAMLDARSVGRLVVPANAVVDLTGWAGEAVIDRPEMPLDVATLDAADGVLTGCAVAIAETGTIVLDASPDQGRRAITLVPDYHLVVVRADQVVQTVPEALTRLDPRRPLTWISGPSATSDIELSRVEGVHGPRTLDVVLVREGVG
- a CDS encoding lactate utilization protein is translated as MGGGTVTHHYAGAHGFLRSEQTFPQGAHDGLRNAQLRRNLGHATATIRAKRAAVVDEVPDWEALRSAGSAIKTEVMARLPALLVQLEEQVTARGGVVHWARDAEEANRIVLGLIREKSAQEVAAGRAPVDQVVKVKSMATQEIALNEALAEAGIAALETDLAELIVQLADDKPSHILVPAIHRNRAEIRQIFLDHMPDVDPDLTDEPRVLAMAARAHLRRTFLAARVAISGANFAVAETGTLAVVESEGNGRMCLTLPETLITVMGIEKLVPTWRDLEVFLQLLPRSSTGERMNPYTSMWTGVTEGDGPQSVHLVLLDNGRTEALADEVGRAALHCIRCSACLNVCPVYERAGGHAYGSVYPGPIGAVLTPQLAGMHGSGHADSLPYASSLCGACYDACPVKIDIPSILVHLRARHVETARAAHRLPTAEQAAMAAAAWVMSDGRRFAASEKGLGAGRLLGRLQGDASRIRALPPPFNAWSAARDTPAPPPETFRQWWSRTRGSRR